A single window of Acidimicrobiia bacterium DNA harbors:
- a CDS encoding rhodanese-like domain-containing protein: MKTRIIAASLSAVVLLGACGSGTATADAPATQSIQLINPADANQLLADNEGSSDFVILDIRTPEEFNSGRIAGSVNIDFYQANFSSELDNLDKDKTYFVYCNSGNRSGSAMGTMRDLGFVDVYDLAGGIQAWYNSGFNITQ; this comes from the coding sequence ATGAAGACTCGAATCATCGCCGCAAGCCTCAGCGCAGTCGTGTTGCTCGGAGCCTGCGGTTCGGGAACCGCGACGGCCGACGCACCTGCCACTCAGTCGATCCAGTTGATCAACCCGGCGGACGCCAACCAGCTCCTCGCCGACAACGAAGGATCGAGCGATTTCGTCATCCTCGACATCCGCACTCCGGAAGAGTTCAACTCAGGCCGAATCGCCGGTTCCGTCAACATCGACTTCTACCAGGCGAACTTCTCCTCCGAGCTGGACAATCTCGACAAAGACAAGACCTACTTCGTCTACTGCAACTCCGGGAATCGATCCGGGTCCGCCATGGGGACCATGCGTGATCTCGGATTCGTCGACGTCTACGACCTGGCCGGCGGCATCCAGGCCTGGTACAACAGCGGATTCAACATCACTCAGTGA
- a CDS encoding metal-sensitive transcriptional regulator, translating to MQFEPNTVEESIRRLRRVEGQIGGVIRMMEENRECREVFQQVAAATKALERVGFKLLASQLRECVIDEESAVKDGYTPQELERLFMSLS from the coding sequence ATGCAGTTTGAGCCGAACACGGTCGAGGAATCCATCCGACGTCTCAGGCGCGTCGAGGGACAGATCGGCGGGGTAATTCGCATGATGGAGGAGAACCGCGAGTGTCGTGAGGTCTTCCAGCAGGTAGCGGCGGCCACCAAAGCGCTGGAACGGGTCGGATTCAAGCTTCTCGCCTCACAACTCCGCGAATGCGTGATCGACGAGGAGAGTGCCGTCAAGGACGGATACACGCCGCAGGAACTCGAGCGCCTCTTCATGAGCCTTTCCTAG
- a CDS encoding rhodanese-like domain-containing protein, whose product MQIEQVEADAWQSWVEKHNAVLLDVREPFEWAQTGVLPGSKLISMGELPVSLDQIPYENPILVVCRTGNRSQHAAAWLVSHGYRAANLAGGVLEVARVAQDTSEA is encoded by the coding sequence ATGCAGATCGAACAAGTCGAAGCAGACGCCTGGCAGTCATGGGTTGAGAAACACAACGCCGTTCTGCTCGACGTTCGTGAACCATTCGAATGGGCCCAGACCGGCGTCCTGCCGGGCTCAAAGCTCATCAGCATGGGCGAACTGCCCGTGTCCCTCGACCAGATCCCCTATGAGAACCCGATCCTCGTTGTGTGCAGAACCGGAAACCGCTCCCAGCACGCGGCGGCCTGGCTGGTATCGCACGGTTATAGAGCGGCCAATCTCGCCGGCGGGGTTCTGGAGGTCGCCAGAGTCGCGCAAGACACCTCTGAGGCTTGA
- a CDS encoding pyridoxal-dependent decarboxylase, with translation MERRHNYHMTPGEFRAAGNAAVEWVARYLEEVESYPVLSQVEPGDVRSGLPAHPPQIGEPFEAMLRDLDDIIMPGITHWQSPNFFAYFNANASGPSILGELISAGLGSQGMLWATSPAATELETHVMDWLVELLDLPEVFLSTGSGGGVIQDTASSSTLVAILAARERATEFTTNDTGNLGNLTAYTSGQAHSSVEKAIRIAGIGAANLRLVDVDEEYAMQPEHLERLILEDIAAGKTPAVVVATIGTTSSTAIDPVRRIGEIARKYGTWFHVDAALAGSAAVLPEMRWLNDGVEFADSYVVNPHKWLFTNLDFSALFLADRASLIKTLSVLPEYLRNEATESGAVIDYRDWQIGLGRRFRALKLWFVLRHYGVEGLQHHVGEHLRLARLFSGWVEDHPDFEPAAPVTVNLVCFRHVGGDEVNQRIVDTVNASGEAFFTHTKLDGRLTLRMAIGQTYTEERHVRRAWDLIVNAAP, from the coding sequence ATGGAGAGACGCCACAACTACCACATGACGCCCGGAGAATTTCGCGCCGCCGGGAACGCAGCCGTGGAATGGGTGGCGCGCTACCTCGAAGAAGTCGAGAGCTACCCGGTGCTCTCACAGGTCGAACCGGGTGACGTTCGTAGCGGCCTGCCGGCGCATCCGCCGCAGATCGGTGAGCCGTTCGAGGCCATGCTGCGCGATCTGGACGACATAATCATGCCGGGCATCACCCACTGGCAGTCGCCCAACTTCTTCGCCTACTTCAACGCGAACGCCTCCGGACCCTCGATCCTCGGGGAACTGATCTCGGCGGGACTCGGCAGCCAGGGCATGTTGTGGGCCACCAGTCCGGCCGCCACGGAACTCGAGACACACGTGATGGACTGGCTGGTCGAACTGCTCGACCTTCCGGAAGTGTTCCTGTCGACGGGTTCGGGGGGTGGCGTGATCCAGGACACCGCTTCCTCCTCGACGCTGGTCGCCATCCTGGCGGCGCGGGAACGGGCAACGGAGTTCACCACCAACGACACGGGCAATCTGGGCAATCTGACGGCCTACACATCCGGCCAGGCGCACTCGTCGGTCGAGAAGGCCATTCGAATCGCCGGCATCGGGGCGGCCAACCTGCGCCTCGTCGACGTTGACGAAGAGTACGCAATGCAACCGGAGCACCTCGAACGGTTGATCCTCGAAGACATCGCGGCCGGCAAGACCCCGGCCGTCGTAGTCGCCACTATCGGGACAACGTCGTCAACCGCGATCGATCCGGTGCGGCGAATCGGCGAAATCGCCAGGAAGTATGGAACTTGGTTCCATGTCGACGCAGCATTGGCGGGATCGGCCGCCGTGCTGCCCGAGATGAGGTGGCTCAACGACGGGGTCGAGTTCGCCGACAGCTACGTCGTGAATCCCCACAAGTGGTTGTTCACCAATCTGGACTTCTCGGCCCTCTTCCTCGCCGACCGGGCGTCTTTGATCAAAACCCTTTCGGTTCTTCCGGAATACCTCCGCAACGAGGCGACCGAGTCCGGCGCGGTAATCGACTACCGGGACTGGCAGATAGGCCTCGGCCGGCGGTTCCGCGCCCTGAAGCTCTGGTTCGTTCTGCGCCACTACGGCGTCGAGGGACTGCAACATCATGTCGGAGAACACCTCCGCCTGGCCAGGTTGTTCAGCGGGTGGGTTGAGGACCATCCGGATTTCGAGCCGGCCGCACCCGTCACCGTGAACCTCGTGTGCTTCCGGCACGTCGGCGGCGACGAAGTGAACCAGCGCATCGTGGACACGGTGAACGCCTCAGGCGAAGCGTTCTTCACGCACACCAAGCTCGACGGCCGTTTGACCCTGCGGATGGCAATCGGTCAGACGTATACGGAAGAACGGCACGTGCGCCGGGCATGGGATCTGATTGTGAACGCCGCCCCCTGA
- the moaA gene encoding GTP 3',8-cyclase MoaA: MLTDTRQRPLRDLRISVTDRCNFRCRYCMPKEIFSREYEFLARDLLLSFEEIARVAALSVRAGVEKVRITGGEPLLRTDLEHLIAMLGGIDGLREITLTTNGVLLERKAADLAGAGLRRVTVSLDSLDDDVFMKMNDVGFPVQRVLNGIEAAVAAGLAPVKINMVVKRGVNDDSVLDMARHFRGTGNVVRFIEYMDVGTTNGWRLDDVVPAVEILGRIGEKYPLEPIEANYPGEVARRWRYVDGAGEIGVITSVTQPFCSTCTRARISADGRLYTCLFAAWGRDLRALLRSGATDEEIGAVLADVWAKREDNYSERRSSATGGLDKVEMSYIGG, from the coding sequence ATGCTCACGGATACCCGGCAACGGCCGCTCAGAGATCTCCGCATATCGGTAACCGACCGGTGCAATTTCCGCTGCCGGTACTGCATGCCCAAGGAGATCTTCTCCAGGGAGTACGAGTTCCTCGCTCGTGATCTGCTTCTGTCGTTCGAGGAGATTGCCCGAGTGGCGGCGCTCTCGGTGCGTGCTGGGGTCGAGAAGGTGCGAATCACCGGCGGTGAGCCGCTGCTGCGGACAGATCTCGAGCACCTCATCGCCATGCTCGGGGGGATCGACGGCCTACGTGAGATCACCCTCACGACCAACGGTGTCCTTCTGGAGCGCAAAGCAGCCGACCTCGCCGGGGCCGGGCTTCGTCGGGTGACCGTTAGCCTCGACTCCCTCGACGATGACGTGTTCATGAAGATGAACGACGTCGGTTTTCCCGTTCAGAGAGTGCTGAACGGGATAGAGGCAGCGGTTGCCGCCGGGTTGGCGCCGGTCAAGATCAACATGGTCGTCAAACGCGGGGTCAACGACGACTCGGTCCTCGACATGGCACGGCACTTTCGAGGAACGGGCAACGTGGTCCGCTTCATCGAATACATGGACGTCGGCACGACGAACGGCTGGCGGCTCGACGATGTCGTCCCCGCGGTCGAGATACTCGGTCGGATCGGAGAGAAATACCCACTCGAACCGATCGAAGCCAACTATCCGGGGGAAGTAGCGCGGCGCTGGCGGTACGTCGACGGGGCGGGTGAGATCGGGGTGATCACGTCCGTCACGCAGCCGTTCTGCTCCACTTGCACGCGCGCCCGGATATCCGCAGACGGCCGGTTGTACACCTGTCTATTTGCCGCATGGGGGCGTGATCTGCGCGCCCTCTTGCGGTCTGGGGCCACGGATGAGGAAATCGGCGCGGTGCTGGCCGATGTGTGGGCAAAGCGGGAAGACAACTACTCGGAGCGCAGGTCTTCGGCGACCGGGGGTCTCGACAAGGTCGAAATGAGCTACATCGGGGGGTAG